Proteins encoded within one genomic window of Epinephelus lanceolatus isolate andai-2023 chromosome 9, ASM4190304v1, whole genome shotgun sequence:
- the rgmb gene encoding repulsive guidance molecule B — MGRAGCCCRGAERLASPSLVRRFRPLLLLIIALCCGAHIGQCQVATPQCRIQKCTTDFVSLTSHLTPAVDGFHTEFCKALRAYSACTQRTAKSCRGNLVFHSAVLGISDLMSQRNCSRDGPTSPTRPEVQHEPCNYHSRTQHAHTHPHAHAHTHSHTHGHGHSHPVYLFCGLFGDPHLRTFKDSFQTCKVEGAWPLIDNDYLSVQVTNVPVVPGSSATATNKITIIFKPYEGCTDQRVYQAVTDNLPAAFDDGTVSSGDPIHISSGAEGATGKVRALWISERSPGRHVELHAGYIGVTVIVRQLGRYLTLAVRIPEELAQAYDATQDLQLCLNGCPGGERIDQAGHLPLPLSPPALGLQLQQLRRPSYSSQTQASPYGVTQVFSVEGAKDRCREQLEVQDIYFHSCVFDLLTTGDANFTVAAYSAQKDMESLHPHRDRWRIYPRSSAISTSHSDCQPIKRLIVLLLCALSMALM; from the exons GTCAGTGCCAGGTGGCCACCCCTCAGTGCCGTATCCAGAAGTGCACCACTGACTTCGTCTCCCTGACCTCCCACCTGACGCCGGCGGTGGATGGCTTTCACACTGAGTTTTGCAAGGCTTTACGCGCATACTCGGCCTGCACCCAGAGGACAGCCAAGTCCTGCCGGGGGAACCTGGTCTTCCATTCAGCCGTGTTGGGCATCTCCGATCTCATGAGCCAGAGGAATTGCTCCAGAGATGGGCCCACGTCCCCCACGCGCCCCGAGGTCCAGCATGAGCCCTGCAACTACCACAGTCGCACCCAACACGCCCACACGCACCCCCAcgcgcatgcacacacgcactcCCACACTCACGGCCACGGCCACTCTCACCCTGTCTACCTGTTTTGCGGGCTGTTCGGGGACCCACACCTGAGGACGTTTAAGGACAGCTTCCAGACTTGCAaggtggagggggcgtggcctctCATCGATAATGACTATCTGTCGGTGCAGGTCACTAATGTTCCGGTGGTACCTGGCTCCAGTGCCACGGCAACCAATAAG ATCACAATCATCTTCAAGCCCTATGAGGGTTGTACCGACCAGAGGGTCTACCAGGCCGTCACAGACAACCTCCCTGCTGCCTTTGATGATGGAACCGTGAGCAGCGGAGACCCCATCCACATTTCCTCTGGTGCAGAAGGTGCAACTGGGAAGGTCCGGGCTCTGTGGATCTCTGAGCGCAGCCCGGGGCGCCATGTGGAGCTGCACGCTGGCTACATTGGTGTAACTGTAATTGTTCGCCAGCTGGGCCGCTACCTGACCCTGGCAGTGCGGATCCCGGAAGAGCTGGCTCAGGCCTACGATGCCACCCAGGACCTGCAGCTCTGTCTGAATGGTTGCCCCGGAGGAGAACGCATCGACCAGGCGGGGCACCTTCCCCTGCCCCTCTCCCCTCCCGCGCTTGGcctacagctgcagcagctgcgaCGGCCCAGCTACTCCTCACAGACACAAGCATCCCCCTACGGTGTCACACAGGTTTTCAGTGTGGAGGGGGCGAAGGACCGCTGTAGggagcagctggaggtgcaAGACATTTACTTCCACTCATGTGTGTTTGATCTCCTGACCACCGGGGATGCTAACTTCACAGTGGCAGCGTACAGCGCCCAAAAAGACATGGAGAGTCTCCACCCACACAGAGATAGATGGAGGATCTACCCCCGTAGCTCTGCCATCTCCACCTCACACTCTGATTGTCAGCCTATCAAACGGCTGATTGTGCTCCTGTTATGTGCTCTGAGCATGGCGTTGATGTGA
- the LOC144464279 gene encoding uncharacterized protein LOC144464279: protein MTEPTRGLFYLPIIYLWTGGVEGDVLASLAPPVHLSGERLGLTLLVCMVSDFRRGHLEVSWRSASEGHVSRSPYSIAVNRKHRGSSAVAIITVATGDWPSYSCSVSHRRRHKVTRRHHISSSGDHKDEICDEYEQTDDVAVWTNTVVVLVMRLLLIKIIVFNTLMTTYAVIK from the exons ATGACTGAGCCAACCAGGGGACTATTTTACCTGCCTATCATCTATTTATGGACAG gaggggtggagggtgaTGTGCTGGCATCTCTGGCCCCTCCGGTCCACCTGTCAGGGGAGAGGCTGGGCTTGACCCTGCTGGTCTGTATGGTGAGTGACTTCAGGAGAGGACACCTAGAGGTCAGCTGGAGGTCAGCATCAGAAGGCCACGTGTCCAGATCGCCATACAGCATCGctgtaaacaggaagcatcgTGGCAGCAGCGCAGTGGCGATCATCACGGTGGCGACCGGTGACTGGCCATCGTACAGCTGCTCTGTGAGTCACAGACGACGCCACAAAGTCACCAGGAGACACCACATCAGCTCATCAGGAG aTCATAAAGACGAGATCTGTGATGAATATGAACAAACAGACG ATGTTGCTGTGTGGACAAACACAGTGGTTGTCCTGGTTATGAGGCTGCTGCTCATAAAGATTATCGTCTTCAACACTTTAATGACCACTTATGCTGTTATTAAGTG A